One region of Gossypium raimondii isolate GPD5lz chromosome 6, ASM2569854v1, whole genome shotgun sequence genomic DNA includes:
- the LOC105773966 gene encoding uncharacterized protein LOC105773966 has product MASKLQQLQSKACQASKFVAKNGTAYYKQLLEQNKQYIQEPPTVEKCNELSKQLFYTRLASIPGRNEAFWKELDYVKNLWKNRQELKVEDAGIAALFGLECFAWFCAGEIVGRGFTFTGYYP; this is encoded by the exons ATGGCGTCAAAATTGCAGCAGTTGCAATCTAAGGCGTGTCAAGCGTCGAAGTTTGTGGCAAAGAACGGAACTGCTTACTACAAGCAATTGTTGGAGCAGAATAAGCAATATATTCAGGAGCCACCAACAGTGGAGAAGTGCAATGAGCTGTCTAAGCAGCTGTTTTATACTCGACTTGCCAG TATCCCTGGCCGTAACGAGGCATTCTGGAAGGAGCTTGATTATGTCAAGAATCTGTGGAAGAATAGGCAAGAACTGAAGGTTGAAGATGCTGGTATTGCTGCATTGTTTGGACTGGAATGCTTTGCATGGTTTTGTGCTGGTGAGATAGTGGGAAGGGGTTTTACTTTTACTGGTTACTATCCCTAA